A genomic window from Glycine max cultivar Williams 82 chromosome 17, Glycine_max_v4.0, whole genome shotgun sequence includes:
- the LOC100805161 gene encoding Tubby-like F-box protein 3-like produces the protein MIEVQANAMEQSWWANMPHELLREVLLRIESSESTWPLRRSVVACGGVCRTWRRLIVKEIVKPPQFSSNITFPISLKQPGPREHLLQCFIRRNSASQTYYLFLSLSSALVADDGKFLLAARKFRRPTCTDYIISLDADDMSRESNAYVGKLRSNFLGTKFTIYDRKSCSTELVVNSKQVSPRPRVPTGNYPVAHISYELNVLGSRGPRRMHCVMDTIPASAIEPGGVAVAAPSQTDFSVSNRDTSFPFFQTNSTSLENSISGDQSNKKDDVLVLRNKAARWHEQLQCWCLNFHGRVTIASVKNFQLAVSPENGHAGLQEDEVILQFGKIGKDLFTMDYRYPISAFQAFAICLSSFATTVACE, from the exons ATGATTGAAGTGCAAGCAAATGCCATGGAGCAGAGTTGGTGGGCCAATATGCCTCACGAGCTTCTCAGAGAGGTCCTCCTCCGAATTGAATCGTCGGAGTCCACGTGGCCGCTGCGGAGGAGCGTCGTGGCTTGTGGCGGAGTGTGCCGCACCTGGAGGAGGCTCATCGTCAAGGAGATTGTCAAGCCACCTCAATTCTCTTCCAACATAACCTTCCCCATCTCTCTCAAACAG CCTGGCCCGAGGGAACATCTACTTCAGTGCTTCATTAGGCGCAACAGTGCCTCACAGACATATTATCTGTTTCTCAGTTTATCTAGTG CCCTAGTAGCTGATGATGGCAAGTTCCTTCTGGCTGCACGCAAGTTCAGACGCCCTACCTGCACAGATTATATTATCTCCCTTGATGCAGATGATATGTCCAGAGAAAGCAATGCCTATGTTGGGAAATTGAG ATCAAATTTTTTGGGAACCAAGTTTACAATCTACGATAGAAAAAGTTGTTCCACTGAGCTGGTGGTGAATTCAAAACAAGTTTCACCTAGGCCCAGGGTCCCAACAGGCAACTATCCAGTTGCTCACATCTCATATGAACTGAATGTACTAGGCTCCAG GGGCCCAAGGAGAATGCACTGTGTCATGGATACCATTCCTGCTTCTGCTATTGAACCAGGAGGGGTAGCCGTAGCAGCCCCATCACAGACTGATTTTTCTGTTAGTAACAGAGATACTTCATTCCCATTTTTTCAGACAAACTCAACTAGTCTGGAAAACTCCATATCTGGAGACCAGAGCAATAAAAAAGATGATGTGCTAGTGTTGAGAAACAAGGCTGCCAGGTGGCATGAGCAGCTGCAGTGTTGGTGCTTAAACTTTCATGGGCGAGTAACAATTGCTTCAGTTAAAAACTTTCAGCTGGCTGTTTCACCAGAAAATGGACATGCTGGACTGCAAGAGGATGAGGTCATCCTCCAATTTGGAAAAATTGGGAAGGATTTGTTTACAATGGATTACCGGTACCCTATCTCAGCATTTCAAGCATTTGCAATCTGCCTCAGCAGCTTCGCTACCACAGTTGCTTGCGAATGA
- the LOC100791757 gene encoding probable serine/threonine-protein kinase At1g54610, producing the protein MGCVFGKEASKKKEEVEVARAEDGVAQNSGNVKVGGEEEKSKRPKGERRRSSKPNPRLSNPPNHVHGEQVAAGWPSWLSKVAGEAINGLVPRRADTFEKLNKVGQGTYSNVYKAKDTLTGKIVALKKVRFDNLEPESVKFMAREILILRHLDHPNVVKLEGLVTSRMSCSLYLVFEYMDHDLAGLATSPTIKFTESQVKCYMHQLLSGLEHCHNRHVLHRDIKGSNLLIDSEGILRIADFGLASFFDPNHKHPMTSRVVTLWYRPPELLLGATDYGVGVDLWSAGCILAELLAGKPIMPGRTEVEQLHKIFKLCGSPSDEYWKKLKLPHATIFKPRISYKRCIAETFKNFPASSLPLIEILLAIDPAERQTATDALHSEFFTSKPYACEPSSLPKYPPSKEMDTKLRDEEARRLRAAGKANAAGVKKSRPRDRGGRGISVPDSNAELQANIDRWRLVTHANAKSKSEKFPPPHEDGTLGYPLGSSHHMDPIFDPPDVPFSSTNLSYPKANFQTWSGPLVEPSVDAPRRKKNMAGNGHRQSKKDSYR; encoded by the exons ATGGGGTGTGTGTTTGGGAAAGAAGCATCAAAGAAGAAAGAGGAAGTGGAAGTTGCAAGAGCAGAAGATGGTGTGGCTCAGAACAGTGGGAATGTGAAGGTGGGTGGAGAAGAGGAGAAGAGCAAGCGCCCAAAAGGGGAGAGAAGGCGATCTTCGAAGCCGAATCCGAGGTTGAGCAATCCACCTAACCATGTACATGGTGAGCAAGTAGCTGCAGGGTGGCCCTCTTGGCTCTCCAAGGTTGCTGGGGAAGCTATTAATGGATTGGTCCCTAGAAGAGCTGACACTTTTGAGAAGCTTAATAAG GTTGGACAAGGTACATATAGCAATGTTTACAAAGCAAAGGATACTTTGACAGGGAAAATTGTTGCCCTAAAGAAGGTCCGCTTTGACAATTTAGAGCCTGAGAGTGTGAAATTCATGGCTAGAGAGATTCTTATTCTGCGCCATCTGGATCATCCCAATGTTGTCAAACTGGAAGGTTTGGTGACTTCAAGGATGTCATGCAGTTTGTACCTTGTCTTTGAATACATGGATCATGATTTGGCTGGACTTGCTACAAGCCCCACAATTAAGTTCACAGAGTCTCAG GTTAAATGTTACATGCATCAGCTACTTTCTGGATTGGAACACTGTCACAACCGTCATGTGCTGCATCGTGATATAAAGGGGTCAAATCTTCTCATTGACAGTGAAGGAATTCTTAGGATTGCTGATTTTGGATTAGCTTCCTTCTTCGATCCTAATCACAAGCACCCTATGACAAGCAGGGTGGTTACTTTATGGTATCGACCTCCAGAACTTCTCCTTGGAGCCACTGACTATGGTGTAGGAGTGGACCTCTGGAGTGCTGGCTGCATTCTTGCTGAATTGTTGGCTGGGAAGCCTATTATGCCTGGTCGAACCGAG GTGGAGCAGCTACATAAGATATTTAAGCTTTGTGGTTCTCCTTCTGACGAGTATtggaaaaaattaaagttgCCACATGCTACCATTTTTAAGCCCCGAATATCATACAAGCGGTGCATAGCAGAGACATTTAAGAATTTCCCAGCATCATCCCTGCCACTAATTGAGATCCTTCTCGCAATCGATCCAGCTGAACGTCAAACTGCCACAGATGCTTTGCATAGTGAA TTCTTTACATCAAAACCTTATGCCTGTGAACCCTCTAGCCTTCCAAAATATCCTCCCAGCAAGGAGATGGATACAAAGCTACGGGATGAAGAAGCTAGAAG ATTGAGAGCTGCTGGCAAAGCTAATGCTGCTGGTGTCAAGAAATCACGTCCACGTGATCGAGGTGGAAGGGGAATTTCAGTTCCAGATTCCAATGCTGAGTTGCAAGCAAATATTGAT AGATGGCGACTGGTAACGCATGCAAATGCTAAGAGCAAGAGTGAGAAGTTTCCTCCTCCTCACGAAGATGGAACTCTTGGCTATCCTTTGGGTTCTTCACATCACATGGATCCAATTTTCGATCCTCCTGATGTTCCATTTAGTTCCACAAACTTGTCATATCCTAAAGCAAATTTCCAGACCTGGTCTGGCCCATTGGTGGAACCTAGTGTGGATGCaccaaggagaaagaagaacatGGCAGGGAATGGGCACAGACAATCAAAGAAGGATTCTTATAGATAG
- the LOC100805161 gene encoding tubby-like F-box protein 3-like isoform X1 has protein sequence MIEVQANAMEQSWWANMPHELLREVLLRIESSESTWPLRRSVVACGGVCRTWRRLIVKEIVKPPQFSSNITFPISLKQPGPREHLLQCFIRRNSASQTYYLFLSLSSALVADDGKFLLAARKFRRPTCTDYIISLDADDMSRESNAYVGKLRSTLNQILLLAILLFLFLSAKTNPLSSHFIRSNFLGTKFTIYDRKSCSTELVVNSKQVSPRPRVPTGNYPVAHISYELNVLGSRGPRRMHCVMDTIPASAIEPGGVAVAAPSQTDFSVSNRDTSFPFFQTNSTSLENSISGDQSNKKDDVLVLRNKAARWHEQLQCWCLNFHGRVTIASVKNFQLAVSPENGHAGLQEDEVILQFGKIGKDLFTMDYRYPISAFQAFAICLSSFATTVACE, from the exons ATGATTGAAGTGCAAGCAAATGCCATGGAGCAGAGTTGGTGGGCCAATATGCCTCACGAGCTTCTCAGAGAGGTCCTCCTCCGAATTGAATCGTCGGAGTCCACGTGGCCGCTGCGGAGGAGCGTCGTGGCTTGTGGCGGAGTGTGCCGCACCTGGAGGAGGCTCATCGTCAAGGAGATTGTCAAGCCACCTCAATTCTCTTCCAACATAACCTTCCCCATCTCTCTCAAACAG CCTGGCCCGAGGGAACATCTACTTCAGTGCTTCATTAGGCGCAACAGTGCCTCACAGACATATTATCTGTTTCTCAGTTTATCTAGTG CCCTAGTAGCTGATGATGGCAAGTTCCTTCTGGCTGCACGCAAGTTCAGACGCCCTACCTGCACAGATTATATTATCTCCCTTGATGCAGATGATATGTCCAGAGAAAGCAATGCCTATGTTGGGAAATTGAGGTCCACTCTTAATCAGATACTGTTGCTAgctattcttcttttcttgtttcttaGTGCAAAGACTAACCCTTTATCTTCACATTTCATAAGATCAAATTTTTTGGGAACCAAGTTTACAATCTACGATAGAAAAAGTTGTTCCACTGAGCTGGTGGTGAATTCAAAACAAGTTTCACCTAGGCCCAGGGTCCCAACAGGCAACTATCCAGTTGCTCACATCTCATATGAACTGAATGTACTAGGCTCCAG GGGCCCAAGGAGAATGCACTGTGTCATGGATACCATTCCTGCTTCTGCTATTGAACCAGGAGGGGTAGCCGTAGCAGCCCCATCACAGACTGATTTTTCTGTTAGTAACAGAGATACTTCATTCCCATTTTTTCAGACAAACTCAACTAGTCTGGAAAACTCCATATCTGGAGACCAGAGCAATAAAAAAGATGATGTGCTAGTGTTGAGAAACAAGGCTGCCAGGTGGCATGAGCAGCTGCAGTGTTGGTGCTTAAACTTTCATGGGCGAGTAACAATTGCTTCAGTTAAAAACTTTCAGCTGGCTGTTTCACCAGAAAATGGACATGCTGGACTGCAAGAGGATGAGGTCATCCTCCAATTTGGAAAAATTGGGAAGGATTTGTTTACAATGGATTACCGGTACCCTATCTCAGCATTTCAAGCATTTGCAATCTGCCTCAGCAGCTTCGCTACCACAGTTGCTTGCGAATGA